One Sphaerisporangium krabiense DNA segment encodes these proteins:
- a CDS encoding serine hydrolase domain-containing protein: protein MTDEPDLTRVRARMAELLAEYRIPSAVVGVLHDGRVTDFAVGLKNLETREPATTDTVYQCGSMSKTWTALAFMRLVDEGKAGLDEPVRTYLPGFRVADPEVGAKVTPRHLLNHTHGIEEDIGNPGEGEDVYERMVAAIADAPQVHPLGHTHGYSAALGYAILARVMEVIDGKPWDAVMRDRLFVPLGLTATTTWHGQVDPARAATGYLIPSLDEDPVVSPVSHLPRAFGPGGNISSTAREVLAMAHVLLSGGEAPDGARVLSAEAVHEMTRSRVPIPDPYTFGQEWALGLIVCDWHGETVYAHDGSTIGQNARLRVLPDSGTALTMLANAGPRDGFYRKAFNEILSALNLPTIPGLPHPDPALALDLSRYEGVYGRPGIRYEVRAEAGRLVLTLVQNPAQAAFLRQSERLDYELLPVSETHFLMLSDAPQEDPQTVAIYDFTNGPAQYLHTNCRVNPRTTH, encoded by the coding sequence ATGACCGACGAACCGGATCTGACGCGCGTCCGCGCCCGGATGGCCGAGCTGCTCGCCGAGTACCGGATCCCGAGCGCGGTGGTCGGCGTCCTCCACGACGGGCGGGTGACCGACTTCGCCGTCGGCCTGAAGAACCTGGAGACGCGCGAACCCGCGACGACCGACACCGTCTACCAGTGCGGATCCATGAGCAAGACCTGGACCGCCCTCGCCTTCATGCGACTCGTCGACGAGGGGAAGGCCGGCCTGGACGAGCCGGTGCGGACGTACCTGCCCGGTTTCCGGGTCGCCGACCCCGAGGTCGGCGCCAAGGTCACCCCCCGGCACCTGCTGAACCACACGCACGGCATCGAGGAGGACATCGGGAACCCCGGCGAGGGCGAGGACGTGTACGAGCGCATGGTCGCCGCCATCGCCGACGCCCCCCAGGTCCACCCGCTGGGCCACACCCACGGGTACAGCGCCGCCCTCGGCTACGCGATCCTCGCCCGCGTCATGGAGGTGATCGACGGCAAACCGTGGGACGCCGTCATGCGCGACCGCCTCTTCGTCCCCCTCGGCCTGACGGCCACGACCACGTGGCACGGGCAGGTGGACCCGGCCCGGGCCGCCACGGGATATCTGATCCCGTCCCTCGACGAGGACCCGGTCGTCTCACCCGTGAGCCATCTGCCCCGCGCGTTCGGCCCCGGAGGCAACATCTCCTCGACCGCCCGGGAGGTCCTCGCGATGGCGCACGTCCTCCTCAGCGGGGGAGAGGCGCCGGACGGCGCCCGCGTCCTCTCGGCGGAGGCCGTCCACGAGATGACCCGGTCCCGCGTGCCGATACCCGACCCGTACACCTTCGGACAGGAATGGGCCCTCGGCCTGATCGTCTGCGACTGGCACGGCGAGACCGTCTACGCCCACGACGGCAGCACCATCGGCCAGAACGCCCGCCTGCGCGTCCTGCCCGACTCGGGCACCGCCCTCACGATGCTGGCGAACGCGGGCCCACGCGACGGCTTCTACCGCAAGGCGTTCAACGAGATCCTCTCCGCCCTGAACCTGCCCACGATCCCCGGCCTGCCGCACCCCGACCCCGCGCTCGCCCTCGACCTCTCCCGCTACGAAGGCGTCTACGGGCGCCCCGGCATCCGCTACGAAGTGCGTGCCGAGGCCGGCAGGCTCGTTCTCACCTTGGTCCAGAACCCCGCACAGGCCGCCTTCCTCCGCCAATCGGAACGCCTGGACTACGAACTCCTCCCCGTCAGCGAAACCCACTTCCTGATGCTCTCCGACGCCCCCCAGGAGGACCCCCAAACCGTGGCCATCTACGACTTCACCAACGGCCCGGCCCAATACCTGCACACCAACTGCCGCGTGAACCCGAGAACCACCCACTGA